A genomic window from Caldicellulosiruptor kronotskyensis 2002 includes:
- the steA gene encoding putative cytokinetic ring protein SteA, translating to MIKGKVRVDRKTKNLVRRLRPGEIPVILHEDIDEVAAYSLLEKKVKVVINCAKSFTGKFPAVGAKILLAHDVIIIDNLGEDVFNRIREGDVVEIEDDKIFLNGNYLCIAKYLTKEEFESFYQKSFKEMENLLEDFIENTLEYAKKEKGFILGQFEMPDISTKIAGRHVLVVTRGSSFKKDIKAIKGYITEVKPVVIAVDGAADALLEEKIRPNIIIGDMDSVSEESLYKCDEIIVHSYPNGYAPGLRKIQALGLKAKTIACPGTSEDVALLLAYEKGAELIVSVGSHSSMLDFLEKGRKGMSSTFLVRLKIGSKLVDARGVSKLYTEKVSFKYIGVLLFSALIPILAILMVTPPFQYFFYLIQLKLRVILR from the coding sequence ATGATAAAAGGGAAGGTTAGAGTTGATAGAAAAACCAAAAACTTGGTAAGAAGACTAAGACCAGGTGAAATACCTGTTATATTGCACGAGGATATTGATGAGGTAGCTGCATATTCTCTCTTAGAAAAAAAAGTAAAGGTAGTAATCAACTGTGCTAAGTCTTTTACTGGGAAATTTCCAGCAGTTGGTGCAAAGATTCTTCTTGCACATGATGTGATCATAATTGATAATTTAGGGGAAGATGTATTTAATCGAATAAGAGAAGGGGACGTTGTAGAAATCGAAGATGATAAGATATTTTTAAACGGTAATTATCTATGCATTGCAAAATATCTTACTAAAGAAGAATTTGAATCATTTTATCAAAAGAGTTTCAAAGAGATGGAAAATCTTTTGGAAGATTTTATAGAAAATACATTGGAGTATGCAAAAAAAGAAAAAGGATTTATCTTAGGACAATTTGAAATGCCTGATATTTCAACCAAAATTGCTGGCAGACATGTACTTGTTGTGACAAGAGGAAGCAGTTTTAAAAAAGATATAAAAGCAATAAAAGGTTATATTACAGAGGTAAAACCAGTTGTGATTGCAGTTGATGGCGCTGCTGATGCATTGCTTGAGGAAAAGATAAGACCAAACATTATAATTGGGGATATGGATAGTGTATCTGAAGAAAGTCTTTACAAATGTGACGAGATAATTGTTCATTCATATCCAAATGGATATGCACCAGGGCTAAGAAAAATACAGGCTTTAGGACTTAAGGCAAAAACAATAGCATGCCCTGGTACGAGTGAAGATGTTGCTTTGCTTTTGGCTTATGAAAAGGGGGCAGAACTTATAGTTTCGGTTGGTTCTCACAGCAGTATGCTTGATTTTTTAGAGAAAGGTCGAAAAGGAATGTCAAGCACTTTTCTGGTCAGGCTAAAAATAGGTTCAAAGCTTGTGGATGCAAGAGGTGTATCCAAGCTTTATACTGAAAAGGTAAGTTTCAAGTATATTGGGGTTTTGTTGTTTTCTGCACTTATTCCTATACTTGCAATCCTGATGGTAACTCCGCCTTTTCAATACTTTTTCTATTTAATTCAACTAAAACTGAGAGTAATCTTGAGGTAG